A single bacterium DNA region contains:
- a CDS encoding Fic family protein: MKIYENRIEEAEKLKEQIQKLRPLPSHLLAQLREYYRIGLTYSSNNLEGNSLTETETKVVLEDGITIGGKPLKDHYEAIGHSEAYNLLFELVKKRDITQKDILALHWLFYYRIDKENAGRYRKEKVIITGSNYIPPLPEKVPNLMKAFIEDIKKFKRSYHPIEYASLVHKEFVGIHPFIDGNGRMARLLMNLCLLQKGYTITIIPPVKRVDYINLLEIAHTKGDSGPFINFISAMVYEGLKEYIRLIKG, from the coding sequence ATGAAAATATATGAAAATAGAATAGAAGAAGCAGAAAAACTGAAGGAACAAATTCAGAAATTAAGACCCCTTCCAAGCCATTTATTGGCTCAATTAAGGGAATACTACAGGATAGGATTAACCTACTCCAGTAATAACCTTGAGGGAAATTCATTGACTGAAACAGAAACAAAGGTTGTTTTAGAAGATGGCATAACGATTGGTGGCAAGCCCTTAAAAGACCATTATGAGGCAATTGGGCATAGCGAGGCATACAATCTTTTGTTTGAGCTGGTAAAGAAAAGGGATATAACCCAAAAGGATATTTTAGCCCTACACTGGCTTTTTTATTATAGGATTGATAAAGAAAATGCAGGAAGATATAGAAAAGAAAAGGTTATCATTACAGGCTCAAATTATATTCCACCTCTTCCGGAAAAAGTGCCTAATCTAATGAAGGCATTTATTGAGGATATTAAAAAATTTAAGAGAAGCTATCATCCAATAGAATATGCCAGCTTGGTCCATAAGGAATTTGTGGGAATTCATCCATTTATTGATGGAAATGGAAGGATGGCAAGGTTGTTAATGAACCTGTGTCTTTTACAAAAAGGGTATACAATCACTATTATTCCCCCTGTTAAAAGGGTTGATTATATAAACCTGCTAGAAATAGCCCATACAAAAGGAGATTCAGGGCCATTTATAAACTTTATCTCAGCTATGGTGTATGAAGGGCTAAAGGAATATATTAGGCTTATTAAAGGATAA
- the rpsB gene encoding 30S ribosomal protein S2: protein MLNVDIKELLEAGIHFGHQRQKWNPKMAGYIYTVRNDIHIIDLEKALKCLNDAYDFVKNLSSTNGNIIFVGTKRQAQDVIKEEAERCEAFYVNNRWLGGTLTNFSTIRKSLWKLIDFEEKQKNGEFDGLQKKERARLLKEYGKLVRNLGGMKGLEELPSAIYIIDSAKEKICVEEARKMGIPTIAIVDTNGDPDKVTYPIPANDDAIRSIRFITSCIANAVIEGRNIKEGLPQEEKVEDIVKDIEEKEIKTEEVKEKEEVVSEIGSESD, encoded by the coding sequence ATGTTAAATGTAGATATTAAGGAATTGTTGGAAGCAGGCATACATTTCGGTCATCAAAGGCAGAAGTGGAATCCAAAGATGGCAGGGTATATTTATACAGTAAGGAATGACATTCATATTATTGACCTTGAAAAAGCACTTAAGTGTCTTAATGATGCTTATGATTTTGTAAAAAACCTTTCTTCTACAAATGGAAATATAATTTTTGTTGGCACAAAAAGGCAGGCACAGGATGTAATAAAAGAAGAGGCAGAAAGATGTGAGGCTTTTTATGTTAACAATAGATGGCTTGGTGGCACACTTACAAATTTTTCTACAATTAGAAAAAGCTTGTGGAAGCTTATTGATTTTGAAGAAAAACAGAAGAATGGTGAGTTTGATGGCCTACAAAAAAAGGAAAGAGCAAGGCTGTTAAAAGAATATGGAAAACTTGTTCGTAATTTAGGAGGAATGAAAGGGCTAGAAGAGCTTCCCTCTGCAATATACATTATTGATTCAGCAAAAGAAAAGATATGTGTTGAAGAGGCAAGGAAGATGGGAATACCAACAATCGCTATTGTTGATACAAATGGAGACCCAGATAAGGTTACATACCCAATCCCAGCAAATGACGATGCTATTCGTTCAATAAGGTTTATCACATCCTGCATAGCTAATGCTGTAATTGAGGGAAGAAATATAAAAGAAGGGTTACCACAGGAAGAAAAGGTTGAAGATATAGTTAAAGATATAGAAGAGAAAGAAATAAAGACAGAAGAGGTAAAAGAAAAAGAGGAGGTTGTAAGCGAAATTGGATCCGAATCTGATTAA
- a CDS encoding translation elongation factor Ts has product MDPNLIKELREKTFAGILDCKAALEEAGGNIEKAIVILREKGKAGSKKLEGRSAKDGAIFSYIHHSTKLGVLLELNCETDFVAKTEEFKTLGKELCLQIAASNPLYISENDVPANIIEEEKNIIKNQFKDSGKPEAVLEKIASGRLSKFFEENCLLDQPYIREPKIKIKDLILETQAKFKEKLSVSRFAVFKVGG; this is encoded by the coding sequence TTGGATCCGAATCTGATTAAGGAATTAAGGGAAAAAACATTTGCTGGAATATTGGATTGTAAGGCTGCCCTTGAAGAGGCAGGGGGTAATATTGAAAAGGCAATTGTCATACTTAGGGAAAAGGGAAAGGCTGGAAGTAAAAAGCTTGAAGGAAGAAGCGCAAAGGATGGAGCCATATTTTCTTATATCCATCATAGCACAAAGCTAGGTGTTCTCCTTGAGCTTAATTGCGAGACAGATTTCGTAGCAAAGACAGAGGAATTTAAAACACTTGGGAAAGAGCTTTGCTTACAAATAGCCGCATCAAATCCATTATATATAAGTGAAAACGATGTGCCAGCTAATATTATTGAGGAAGAAAAAAATATTATAAAAAACCAATTTAAAGATTCTGGGAAACCAGAGGCTGTTTTAGAAAAGATAGCAAGTGGTCGGCTTTCAAAATTCTTTGAAGAAAATTGCCTTCTTGACCAGCCATATATCAGGGAACCAAAAATAAAGATAAAAGACCTTATCTTGGAAACCCAAGCCAAGTTTAAAGAAAAGCTCTCTGTTTCTCGCTTTGCTGTATTTAAAGTAGGTGGTTGA